The genomic window CAGGGAAAAATTTTCACCTTTTCGCCCGGAATCATCGGTGACTGACCGGTTGTGACATCAAACTGATGCCCATGCCAGGGACAGGTGACAACCGTTCCTTCGAGGTCCCCTTCCCCCAAGGGTCCACCCCTATGGGGGCAGGTATTATCGATGGCGCAAAACTCACCATCGATGTTGAAGATGGCAACGGACTGCCCCCCCACCTCAACCGCTTTTCCCTCTTTTTCGGGGATATCGGATTTGTTGAGAGCCTTGATATATTCACTCATGGTTTCCTCCGCGTTCAAACAAGTTACTTTTTGCCCTACAAACTTAAGCTCCCAAGCCGCTTCATCCGCCGCCGCGGCTAAGGCTTGGGAACCCTTATAGCGCGTTTTTTACGGCAATTTCAACATTTCGTTTAAACCCTTCTCCCTTCACCCTTTTAACGGCGCTCCCCCTGAACTGCCGCGAAAAATCCTCCCGCGTTATCGAGGCCAGCCGGTTTAAATCGGGATTAAAATTTCCCGGCCGGGGATCAAAGCGCGTCTCGCCGGATAAGGGAATCTTGCCGTTCCAGGGACAGACATCCTGACAGATGTCGCACCCGACGAGGTGATGCCCCATTTTCTTTTTAAGCTCCGGTGAGATTTCGCCCTTATGCTCAATGGTCAGATACGAAATGCACCGGGTCGCATCCATCTCATAAGGCCTTAACGCCTGCGTGGGACAGGCGTCGATGCAACGGGTGCACTTGCCGCAATAGTCGGGAGTCGGTGCGTCGGGGGTTAATTCAAGATCGGTGAGGATCTCGCCGATAAAAAAAAAGAGCCGAGGTCCTTATTGATGAGGCAGGTGTTTTTGCCGATCCACCCAAGGCCGGCGGAGGCGGCGTAACTCCGTTCCAGAATCGGGCCGGTATCGACGTATGATTTCATTCGGGCTTGCCCTGAGCGAGCCCCTCGATTTTCGCTCGGGGCGAGTCGAAGGGCCTGGCTTCTAATAAATTCTTCTAAAATCCCCAATTTTTCCAAAAGTATCCCGTGATAATCATCCCCCCAGGCGTAATTTGAAATCCACCCCCTCCCCTCTTCCCGGCAATCAACCGACCGGGGATGGCCGCGATGATAATTTAAGCCCACGCAGATGAGACTCTTTGCCCCTTCAAGCACCTTTTGCGGATCACCCCTTTTTTCCTTGTTGCGGGCCAGCCATTCCATCGTCCCGGCGTATCCTTTTTTCAGCCATTTTTCAAAAAAAGAAAAATGGTCGTGTGAATCGGCCGGGGCGATGCCGACGAGGTCGAAACCCAGTTCTCTTGCCCTCTCTTTGACCAATTTGGTTAGGTTCAAGGTAGTCACAAAATCAATTTCAAATGTCAAAGTTCAAATGTCAAAAGAAACGACAAGTTCAAATGACAAATTATAAACGATTTTTTGAAATTGTTTTTTTGACATTCCTTTGAACTTTGGAATTTGACATTTGACATTTGACATTGTTTTAAACCAAAGATCTCTTCCTAAACCGATCTCCCGCCTCTCTCTGTTTCCCCCACCCGAATTTGCCGACCAGTTTGACAAAACGGCATCCTCCCAGATTCTCGACAACCGGCTCGCCGTTCCGGCGCGTGACGCGCGCCAGATACTGTTCGTCTTCATCGCCGATGGGAATGACCAGTCGCCCCCCCTCTTTCAACTGGTCAAAGAGCGGCCGCGGGAGTTCCGGCGAGCCGGCCGCCACCAGAATGCCGTCAAACGGCGCCGCCTCGGGCCAGCCGTTTGTCCCGTCCCCCACCCGCAGGATGATGTTGCGGTAACCGAGTTCCTTCAAGTTCTTCCGGGCATTGAAGGCAAGGCCCTTGATCCGCTCGATGGTGTAGACCTGCCGCGAAAGCGCGGCAAGAATCGCCGTCTGATACCCGCACCCGGTGCCGATCTCCAGGACAGCCTCGGTTCCCACAAGGGTCAGCGCCTCGGTCATCAGCGCGACAATATAGGGCTGGGAAATCGTCTGCCCCTCCCCGATGCCCACAGGGTAATCGCCATAGGCCTGATCCCATAGCGCCTGCTCGACAAAGAGATGCCGGGGGATCCGCCCCATCACCTCAAGCACTTTGGGATCGCGGACACCGCGGGCCATCAACTGTTCCTCCACCATCCGTCGGCGCGCGACGGCAAACTCGGAGGAATCACGATGTTTTGGTCCCATCATATAACCCTTTAAGTCTTGGGAGGCATGGAAGGTTTCTTGAACTGTTTGAGCGCACCTTAATACATATCGCCAATCCCGCCAAGTTGAAGTCCAGCTCCCGTGTAAAGTGGCGATCAGACAGACCGCGATCCGCCACACTGTAAGGCGGACTGGAATGCCTTCCGAGACTGAAGGGTTACAATTTCCATTGTTTGATCCCGCTGAAAAACCGGTAATCGGTCAAATCGACCTGAATGGGGGTGACCGAAATTTTCTTTTGCCGGTAGGCATTGCAATCGGAATTCGGGATGTTCTCAAACACGTCGGGATTCCCCCCGATCCAGAAATAAGGGCGCCCCCGCGGATCGATTTTTTCCACAATCACATCGCCGTAGTTGTGCTTTCCCAGAATGGTGAACTCATATCCCCGGATTCTCCCTTTCGGCAGATTGGGAACATTGACATTCAGCACCACTCCTTTGGGAAGACTCTCTTTTTGCACTTTTTTGGCCAGTTTGACCGCAAAAAGGGCCGCCACATCGTACTTCAGCGGCTTCCCGTTCCGAATCACCGAGACGGCAATGGATGGAATCCCCATGATCGCACCCTCCATCGCCGCCGAAACAGTTCCGGAATAATGGACATCCTCCCCCAGATTGGCCCCCTGATTAATGCCGGAGACAAGCAGATCCGGTTTTTTGCCGAGAATCTGGTGAACCCCCAGCATGACGGCGTCGGCCGGGGTGCCGTCGACGGCATAAGAATCGGAGCCGACTTTTTCGACCCTTAAAGGACGGTGAAGCGTCAGCGAATGGGAGGCGGCGCTTCTTTCGGTAGTGGGGGCCGCGACAACAACCCTCCCCCCTTTTATGGTCTTTAGCGCCGAGGCAAGGGCCTTGATGCCGGAAGAATCAACGCCGTCATCGTTGGAGACAAGGATAAGCATTTTCAATAAATATTAACATCTACCATAATCGCATCGTGATCGGATACCGGTTTCCCGGCAGATTTAAGCCCCCCTATCACCTTCGGCGGGGAGGCGCCTGTTGCGGGAGAGGCCGGCTTTAATCCCCTGCCGGCCAACCAATCAAGCTTGAAGGAGGCCTTCCCACCATGTTTTTTCAGCTTGTTTTCCGCAACCTTGCGACACCATTCCGGAACCACTTCTTGCATCAGATAATTGCCACGCATGTCCTCCACCGTGTAATGGAGTGTCCCGACTCCCGGTTCATTGAAGTCTTCGTAACCAAATCCCGCTTCCCGCAGACGTCGGAAAAGATGCCGGTCATAAAAACGGTGAGGATAGGGATAATGATCCTCGATCACCCGGTCGGCGCCGTGAAACACCTTGAACCAGAATCCGCAAAAGGCAAAAAAGGCATGGCGGGCATTGTAGGAACTGGTGTTCAAGTCCCCTCCCAAAAGAACCGGATGCGGATTTCCCTGAAGTGAATCGAGCACGGTTTTTATCTGGGCCCCCCTCTGCCTCTGCGAGGAGTGCGCATCGAGATGGACGCAGGCAACCGTCACCTTTTTAAACGGAAAATCAACCTCGGCGACGAGGCTTTTCTGGCAACCGATCCTTTTTTCCTTCCCTTTCATTTTGTCTTTGCAATTTTTCAGAGGAACGATTCTCAAGTTTTCCATCGGATAGCGGCTCAAAATCGCATTGCCGTGCAAGCCCAGGGCGTTTTCCCCCTCGATATGGTCTTCCACCGAGTTTCCCTTGCAGAGGTTGAGATACGAAGGGGCGAAAAAATAGTTCATGCCGAGCACCAAAGCCAGTTCACGGGCGACATTCAGGTTTTGCGTCCTTGCCATGCCGATGTCGGTCTCCGAAAAAAGAAAGATATCCCCCTTCGAAAGTTCGGGATGATGTTTCAAGGTTTGAAGAATGCCGTTGAACTCAAGCCCCCGCTCGATATTCCAGGCCACAATACGGTAGAACGGCTTTTTTTGAGGTCTTCCGGGGGGAGAGTAAAAGCCGTGCTCAATCCCGCCCGCGACCCGTTCGATCTCGTCTTTCAAGCCACGGTAGACGAGCGATTTTTTCAGGCGCCGGGTGGAGGAAAAATGCGCCAACTCGTCAAGATAATCCCGCAGTCGATGGGTTAAAAGATATTCCGAAATGGTCACCACACAACTTTATTCGGCCTGTTTGATGGCCTCTTGTTCGTAGGACTGGTATCGCGCCTTGTATTCGGCCTCCTGATCGCGGGGGCGGTTGGCATGGGCGGTTACGGCCGAGTTGATCTCGCTTGCCAGGGATGATTTGCTTTCATCCATCTTGAAGAAAGCGCTTAAGGTGTTTCCGCCGGCGTCGTACCAGTAAAACCAGATCCCCTTTTCCCCCTCGATGGCCCCCCGTATTTGATCCAGAATGCTGTAGGAATCCCCCGATTTCTGGAAGCTCACCTTTGTCTTTTCCTTGAATGGGGCGTTCCCGCTTTTGCAGACCGCCTTGTAGAGGCCGTCCGTAACCGTCAATGTCTGCTCCGCAACCGGCGCCGGTTCCGCCGATCCGCCTTCGGCGGACGGGGCGGGCGCGGGGGCGTTGGCCGGCTCGTCCGGTTCCTCCGCCGGAGCCGGATCGCCGGCTGGAGCCGGTTCACTTTTGGGAACCGGTTCGTCTGCCGGGGCCGGATCAATCGTTTGAGCCAAACTCATGCCGGAGACAAAAAAGAACGAAGCGAGAACAAAGAGAAGGATTATTTTCATGCGGGCGAGACTAGCAAAAAGGAAATGAGTGGGCAAATAAAAAACAGGATTAAATCCCCCCTCGCCCCCCTTTGCTAAAGGGGGGGGGTGGGGGATTTCAAGATCTTGAACACCTCCGAATACCTTAAGACCGGCGGCAGTTTCAGGCCGGGGATATTTGTCGTCACAAAGGCCGAGCTTGCGGTAAAAAACATCCCGCCGTGGGTCCCTTTGAGTCCGCCATGGAGTTTGGAGGAAAAGCGGGTGACCGGATCGCCGAATTCGTAATCGTCCCGGGTGGAACAGAGGATGGTCGCCGGATTTTTCACCAGGGTGAAAAAGGCGTCGTAAATCCGCCGGAGGGCGTCGGGATAATAATGATGATGGGTGGCCTCAAACCACCTGCGGTCGGAGGCAAAACCGCCGGGGTTGACATCGCCATAGTTGAGCGGATCGCCGGTTATCTCCACATACCTGAAATGTTTCCCGCCGGCAGTGAAATCGATCCGCGCCTCGCCTCTTTCTTTCGAAAGAACGCGAATAGACTTCCCCTTGACGAAAAAAGTCAGATCGTTTCCGGACAACTCATTTAAAATACGCGCCACCGGTTCGGTGTCTTCCTTGTGCGTAAAAAAACTGGCCCCGCTGATGTTCCCCCATTCCGTCACCACCACCGATCGGTCCCCATTTAAATTTTTGGCCAGATGGTACCCTTTCTCCTTCAGCATCTTTTCCAGCCGCCTCGTTTCGATTCCTTTCAGGTGCCGGTAGTGAAAACCGTGGTCGGAAAAAATAACCACCTTCAATTCCCGGCCGAAATCCCGCCGGTACCGGGCGCGGATCGTGTCGAGCCTTTTAAAGATATGCCTCAAGATATGGGCATGCCTTTTTTTCCCCAGAACGTGGGCCGTGCCGTCGGTGCCGCCGATGTAAAAAAAGAGGGTCTTTTTTTCCGGGTGTTTCCAGAGATGCACCTTAAGGCGGTCGATATCCCGCTGAACGGAAACCCCGGGGGCGGCGTAGATGAGAAATTTCTGTCCAAACGAATGGCGGTAAAAATCGAAGAATTTTTCATAGTCGTTGTAATTCTCCTTGAGGGCCGTCAGAAGGCTCCCCTTTACCCTGTCATCGCCGTAGGAATAATAGATGGCGTCATAACCAAGCGCCCTGTCAGCCCCGATCGGCATCATCATGCCGGTAAATCCGGAGGTGGTGGTGGAGGGAAAGGGGCTGATGACAAGCGAAGGCGCCGAGTAGCCCGCCATATAACCTTTGTCGTAGAGTTCCTTGACCAACGAATAAGGGATGGCGTCGAGGGCAAGGGTGAGGGTCTGGTCCGCCCGGGGTCCCGGAACCCGATCCGTTTTCGCAAAGGCGCTCCCGGAAAGAAAAAAAGAGGCGGCAAGGAGAATTCCCAACGGGAGTTTTTTCACCATCAAAGCCACCCTTCTTTTTCATACCATTCCCGGGCTTTCACAAATCCGCTTTGCAAATCGGTAAGGGAATCGAGCCGGAATTTTTCGACGATGCGCGGATCGCCGCAGGTCCAGTCCGGGCAAAGGAGCTCCTTGTATTTTTCGCGCGTGAGAAAAGGGGCGTAGCCGAAAATCCTTCCCCCCGCCTCTGAGGCCAAGGCACAGGCCTTGGCCGCCCAAAGGGGAAGATTTATTTTCCGGACCGGCCTTTTGTGGACCCGCGCCGCAATCTCAACCACCTCGTCCCAGTTGTACCCTCCCCTTCCATCGTCGGGGTGATAAGGGCCGGGGCCGGGCCGGCTGTCCTTGACAGCGGCAACCAGAAGACGCGCCAGATCGTTCACAAAAATAAAACTCACCCTTTGAATCCCTTTGGGAAAATGCGCCAAAAACCCCCTTCGAAACATCTTAAACAACCTTAACGTCTCCGGATCCCCGGGGCCGTAAACGATGGGAGGGCGGACAATCGTTACGGGAAATTGATCACGGCAGGACAATAAAAAATTCTCCGCCTCCAGTTTGCTCTTGCCATAGTGGCTCACCGGCCCTGTTCCCTGCAGGTCTTGCCCACGCCGATTCGGGCCACGGGCCGAAATGGAGGAAACAAAGACAAAATTTTTGAGCGTTGCCCTCTTTAAGGCGCAAACCAGTTTTTTCGTCCCCTCAACATTGACGCGATAATACTCCTCTGCTTTAAGCGCCTTGATGAGCCCGGCATTATGAATCACCCCGTCCACCTCCGGGAGGATAACATCCGGTTTGTCGAGCGCTTCAAGCGAGCCCGGGACGAGTTGCACCCCCATTTCTTCGAGAAACTTTCCCCGGGCGGGGGAACGGACGAGGGCACACACCTTATGCCCACGGTCAACAAGCTCCCGGGCAAGATGAGAACCGACAAAACCGGTGGCGCCGGTTAATAAGATTTTCATAAGAACTGCAACTGCGAGAAAGCAGAGAGCAGAAATCGGAGAGCAGAAATCGGATAAACCATCTGATTTCGGCTTTCCGCTCTCTGCTTTCTGATCTCTCGTCTTTGCCTAAAGTTCTTTTTCATAAACCCTGTATTTCTTGTACACCTCCGCCCCCATGAAACCGATTCCATGGTTGATCTTTTCGTTGTCTTCAAGCGTCCATGAGAGCTCGCTGTTCCAATAACCCAGCTCGCGGCTCCGGCGGCGCATTTCCACGTACAAAAGAACCGCCAGACCCCCAAGAACACCGGCCCGGAATTCTTTTTTGATCCCGAGCAGGGCCACCCTCGCGCTTTTGATTTTGCGCCGCTTCAGGCGATAGAGAAACTTGAAAATTCCAAAGGGAAACAGGCGGCCGTTCAGATCACGGATCGCCTCGTGATAATTGGGAATGGCAATCGAGATGGCGGCCGGAATACCGTTTACCTCGGCGATGAGGGCTATCTTCGGATCGAGAATCATCTTGAGGTCTTTGGCCCCTTTTTTTATCTCGGCCTCGGTCCAGGGGATAAATCCCCAGTTCTTCGACCAGGCCGAGTTGAAAATATCGCTGACAATCCGGATTTCGTCTTCCATTCTTTTGAGATTCATCTCGCGAATGACCAGCCCTGGGTGCCCGCAAACCGCTTCGGCAATCCGGCGGGCCGCCTCCGGCACCTCGCACCGGGAGTCATATCTCCAGGCGAGGAGTTCCTTCACTTTGACAAACCCCGATGAGCCGATCAGCCTGTCATAATAGGGGGGATTATGGGCCATGAACGGAAACGGCGGCGAATCGAAGCCGTCAACCAGCACGCCGACCTCTTCGTTGATCGAAAAACTCATCGGCCCGCAGATTTTTTCCATGCCGCGGCTCTTAAGCCATCTTGAAGCCTCCTCAAAAAGGGCCGCCGAGACCAAGGGGTCGTCGACGCAGTCGAAAAAACCGAAGTGGCCCGTCTTTTCGGCATACCGTTCGTTATGCAGGCGGTTGATTTGCGCCGAGATCCGGCCGACCGGTTTTCCGTCTTTGAAGGCAAGAAACAGACAAGCCTCGGCGTTTTGAAAAAAAGGGTTCTTTTTCGGATCGATCATCTCCTTTCGTTCGATTTTCAACGGGGGAATCCAGTGCGGATCATGCTTGTAGAACCGATAAGGAAATTCGATGAATTCTTTTCGGAGCGATTTGGAACTAACGGCAACTACTTGGATCATTCACGCCTCCTCTAATCCGTCTCACCGGATTCGTCAATAATTAGAATTGATTTCCGGCCTCTCTTAACTATTGATAAAAACAAGTCTTTGCGATAGCAGGCCGGGTCTTGTGAGCGAGGATCGGATTTAATCCGTCCGAGCGAGCTTTGGACCAATGGCGGTCCCAGTGACCCCCACGATGTTTTTTCAAAAGCGGAACCCTTTTGGAATCAGAGCGAGAGTGTCAAACAGATGGGGATCTATCCTCTCTATCAACCGCTCGACCGCAATGACGGCCCCACTGCCGTCATTGAAGGAAAATCGGTCATCATGGCCGGTTCCAACAATTATCTCTGCCTGACCATTCATCCCGAGGTCCGGAAAGCCTCTGCCGATGCGGCGATGGAATTTGGAACAAGCTTTACCGGTTCACGCCTCTTAAACGGCACGCACCGGCTTCATGGCCTCCTCGAGGGCCAACTGGCCGACTTTTTCGACAAAGAAGACAGTCTCGTTTTTTCCACCGGCTATCAGGTCAACCTCGGCGTGATTTCGGCGCTGGTCGATGAAAATTCGATTCTCTTCATGGACAAAGGCGATCATGCGAGCATCTACGACGCGGCCCGTCTGGCCCGGGGCAAGGTTGTCCGTTTCGACCACAATGACGAAAAAGCGCTGGAAGAGGCCTTCAAACAGGCCGACCCCGCCTTGGGAGGCCAACCTGGCCTGGGGAAAATCGTCATTGTCGACGGCGTGTTCAGCATGGAAGGAAATCTCTGCCGTCTTCCCGAAATTCTTTCTGTCTGCAAAAAATACAAGGCCCGTTTGATTGTCGACGATGCCCATGGCGTCGGGACAGTCGGTCCGGGGGGGCGCGGCACCTCCCATTATTTCGGCCTCGAAAAAGAGGTCGATCTGATCATCGGCACTTTCAGCAAGACCCTTGCCTCCATCGGGGGATTTGTCGCCGGTGATGCCAAGATTATCCATTACATCAAACATTTCGGGCGTTCGATCATCTATTCCGCCTCCCTGCCGGCGCCCAACGTGGCGGCGGTTATTTGCGCGCTGAAGATCATGCGAAGAGAGCCTGAACGGGTCGAGCGGGTGATCGCCAACGGCCGTACCATGCGCGAGGGCTTAAAGTCGATCGGCTTGAATATCGGCATATCCGAAACGCCGATCGTTCCGATTATTATCGGCGATGAACTGTTGACCCTTACCTTGTGGAGAGAACTTTTGAATATGGGGGTTTACGTGAACGTGGCCATTCACCCGGCTGTCCCGCGCGGGAAATCACTGCTACGCACCAGCTACACCTCGGAACACACCCGCGAGCACCTGGATCGGGTCCTGGATATCTTTTCCTCACTGAAGAAAAAACATAACCTGTAGGGGCAATTCATGCATTGCCCCTACCCCAAAACACCCAGCGCCTTCTTGTTATCGGCGGTTGCAAGGACAACCAGCGATTTGCCCCCGCTGGCCGTTGCATAGCAGGCATGGATGCCGATGTTGTTCTTCCCCAGTTTTTGGGCGATCTCCAAGAGGGTCCCCGGTTTGTTGTCGCACTCGACCAGGATCACCTCTTTTACGGTTCCGGCAAGTCCGGCGCTTTTAAGCGTTTCACTTACTTTTGCCTCGTCCTCGGCAATGAGCAGAACTTTTGCCGTCCCCTCTTCGGCCCACGCGCAAAGCCCCAAAAGGTTCAACCGCTTTTCGGCAAGAGGGCCGCAAATTTTGGCCAACTTGCCGACTTCGTCCTTTGTTTCGATCCATATTTCTTTTCCCAAACGTGCCTTAGCCATATAATCAGGTGAATAGTGGATGGTGAATAGTGAATAGTCATTGGATGAAACCCGTCAATGGACTACCCACCATCTACGATCCACGATCCACGATCCACTCAAAACCGGTGGATGATAAGGCGATTTTTGGGTTGTGTCAAACGATTGCTTCCTCTATTGAATCTCCATGCCCCTCCCCCTCCTGAAAATCATCACCTTCAATGTCTATCTTTTGTGCATCGGGCCGTTCTGCCTTTTGCGCGAGGTGCCGGATATCGAATCCCGTCAGGCGCAGATCGCGGTCTGGCTGAAAGAACAAAATGCCGATATCGTTTTTTTGCAGGAGGTCTGGCAGGCGGAACAATTTGATTATCTTAAGAAAGAAAGCGGCTATCCGTATGGAATCTATTTCGGCCCTCTCTCCGAGATGGGGATTTTGAGCCGCACCCCGATCACCGGCGCCGACTATATCCCCAACCGCTGGCAGGGATCGTATGCGGAGGACTGCAAAAAGGGGGTGGTCGGCTACCGCTACGGGCTTGGGGTGGCGACAGTGGACGTGCAAGGGACGGAAATATTCCTCGCCAACACCCATCCCATCGCCCGGCGGGGGGATGTCGAGGGTTTTCGCGAGTCGGCCGACCGACTGACCCCCGAGAGAAAATTTCTCCTTCTCGAATACCGGTTGTTGCTCAAAGACCGGATCGCGACACGACCCGTTCTCTTTGCCGGCGATTTCAACATGAATCGTCAATCGGCCGAATATGATTTCTTCAGGCGCCTTTTTCCCTTAAACGACGCAGTGGCGGCGCCACTGGCGGTGGAGGAAAGAAAAGGGGATGAACCTTTCTGCAGTTATTGCGAATCAAACCGATATGCAAAAAGACAGGGAAATCCCAGCGAACATGTCATCGACCACATTTTTTTCAACGGTTTTTTTGAGCCGGTTTCGGCGCGGATTGACTTTCCAAAACCCGATCTGTCGGACCATCAGCCGGTAGAAGCGACTCTGCAAATAAACTTGAACCCTCCGCCCACTTCAGCTCCCACAGTGGATCGATTGCCTCCGGAGGAGATTGACTCCCTGATCGCCTATTTCGAAAAGGTTTCCCTCTCCCCTTACTGCTATTTGTCTTACGAACTCGGCTGGATTCAGAAACAAAAGACATTGCATCTCCTTAAAGAGCTCAATCGCCGTACACAATATCGTCAAACCAGACATCATTTAAATCGTTGGCGGGGAGGTTTGTCATATCTATCGTCACAGCCACAATGTTCGACTCCGCAGGCGAGGTCCAGTCGGTGTCATATTTCCCCGATAAACCATCGATAGTCAGACCCTGAAAGCCTTGTGAGAGAGATACATTCGCGCCACCAGGCACCGGAACCCCTGCGGGGGAAGCGGGGAAATGAACGGTTAGGCTTTTCAATACCTTGCCTCGCGGCAGAATGAACATTCGATATACTTTGGCCGGGGTCTCGCCGTCGGGGCGCGGAAAATCAATGGTGAGATAGTGGTTGCCGTTACTGGTCGGGTCTGTAGCGGTCGTCCAATCCGCCAAGTACCAGTCAATGCCATTCACGCTATCCGGATAGCGTCCCGTCAACAACCCGTCGGGCCTTTCCCCGTCATCGAAATCGACCGTAAAGTCTCCC from Deltaproteobacteria bacterium includes these protein-coding regions:
- a CDS encoding non-heme iron oxygenase ferredoxin subunit, producing MSEYIKALNKSDIPEKEGKAVEVGGQSVAIFNIDGEFCAIDNTCPHRGGPLGEGDLEGTVVTCPWHGHQFDVTTGQSPMIPGEKVKIFPCKVEGENVLVEV
- a CDS encoding protein-L-isoaspartate(D-aspartate) O-methyltransferase; translated protein: MGPKHRDSSEFAVARRRMVEEQLMARGVRDPKVLEVMGRIPRHLFVEQALWDQAYGDYPVGIGEGQTISQPYIVALMTEALTLVGTEAVLEIGTGCGYQTAILAALSRQVYTIERIKGLAFNARKNLKELGYRNIILRVGDGTNGWPEAAPFDGILVAAGSPELPRPLFDQLKEGGRLVIPIGDEDEQYLARVTRRNGEPVVENLGGCRFVKLVGKFGWGKQREAGDRFRKRSLV
- the surE gene encoding 5'/3'-nucleotidase SurE; amino-acid sequence: MLILVSNDDGVDSSGIKALASALKTIKGGRVVVAAPTTERSAASHSLTLHRPLRVEKVGSDSYAVDGTPADAVMLGVHQILGKKPDLLVSGINQGANLGEDVHYSGTVSAAMEGAIMGIPSIAVSVIRNGKPLKYDVAALFAVKLAKKVQKESLPKGVVLNVNVPNLPKGRIRGYEFTILGKHNYGDVIVEKIDPRGRPYFWIGGNPDVFENIPNSDCNAYRQKKISVTPIQVDLTDYRFFSGIKQWKL
- a CDS encoding endonuclease/exonuclease/phosphatase family protein: MVTISEYLLTHRLRDYLDELAHFSSTRRLKKSLVYRGLKDEIERVAGGIEHGFYSPPGRPQKKPFYRIVAWNIERGLEFNGILQTLKHHPELSKGDIFLFSETDIGMARTQNLNVARELALVLGMNYFFAPSYLNLCKGNSVEDHIEGENALGLHGNAILSRYPMENLRIVPLKNCKDKMKGKEKRIGCQKSLVAEVDFPFKKVTVACVHLDAHSSQRQRGAQIKTVLDSLQGNPHPVLLGGDLNTSSYNARHAFFAFCGFWFKVFHGADRVIEDHYPYPHRFYDRHLFRRLREAGFGYEDFNEPGVGTLHYTVEDMRGNYLMQEVVPEWCRKVAENKLKKHGGKASFKLDWLAGRGLKPASPATGASPPKVIGGLKSAGKPVSDHDAIMVDVNIY
- a CDS encoding NAD-dependent epimerase/dehydratase family protein translates to MKILLTGATGFVGSHLARELVDRGHKVCALVRSPARGKFLEEMGVQLVPGSLEALDKPDVILPEVDGVIHNAGLIKALKAEEYYRVNVEGTKKLVCALKRATLKNFVFVSSISARGPNRRGQDLQGTGPVSHYGKSKLEAENFLLSCRDQFPVTIVRPPIVYGPGDPETLRLFKMFRRGFLAHFPKGIQRVSFIFVNDLARLLVAAVKDSRPGPGPYHPDDGRGGYNWDEVVEIAARVHKRPVRKINLPLWAAKACALASEAGGRIFGYAPFLTREKYKELLCPDWTCGDPRIVEKFRLDSLTDLQSGFVKAREWYEKEGWL
- a CDS encoding N-acetyltransferase; its protein translation is MIQVVAVSSKSLRKEFIEFPYRFYKHDPHWIPPLKIERKEMIDPKKNPFFQNAEACLFLAFKDGKPVGRISAQINRLHNERYAEKTGHFGFFDCVDDPLVSAALFEEASRWLKSRGMEKICGPMSFSINEEVGVLVDGFDSPPFPFMAHNPPYYDRLIGSSGFVKVKELLAWRYDSRCEVPEAARRIAEAVCGHPGLVIREMNLKRMEDEIRIVSDIFNSAWSKNWGFIPWTEAEIKKGAKDLKMILDPKIALIAEVNGIPAAISIAIPNYHEAIRDLNGRLFPFGIFKFLYRLKRRKIKSARVALLGIKKEFRAGVLGGLAVLLYVEMRRRSRELGYWNSELSWTLEDNEKINHGIGFMGAEVYKKYRVYEKEL
- a CDS encoding pyridoxal phosphate-dependent aminotransferase family protein; protein product: MGIYPLYQPLDRNDGPTAVIEGKSVIMAGSNNYLCLTIHPEVRKASADAAMEFGTSFTGSRLLNGTHRLHGLLEGQLADFFDKEDSLVFSTGYQVNLGVISALVDENSILFMDKGDHASIYDAARLARGKVVRFDHNDEKALEEAFKQADPALGGQPGLGKIVIVDGVFSMEGNLCRLPEILSVCKKYKARLIVDDAHGVGTVGPGGRGTSHYFGLEKEVDLIIGTFSKTLASIGGFVAGDAKIIHYIKHFGRSIIYSASLPAPNVAAVICALKIMRREPERVERVIANGRTMREGLKSIGLNIGISETPIVPIIIGDELLTLTLWRELLNMGVYVNVAIHPAVPRGKSLLRTSYTSEHTREHLDRVLDIFSSLKKKHNL
- a CDS encoding endonuclease/exonuclease/phosphatase family protein; amino-acid sequence: MPLPLLKIITFNVYLLCIGPFCLLREVPDIESRQAQIAVWLKEQNADIVFLQEVWQAEQFDYLKKESGYPYGIYFGPLSEMGILSRTPITGADYIPNRWQGSYAEDCKKGVVGYRYGLGVATVDVQGTEIFLANTHPIARRGDVEGFRESADRLTPERKFLLLEYRLLLKDRIATRPVLFAGDFNMNRQSAEYDFFRRLFPLNDAVAAPLAVEERKGDEPFCSYCESNRYAKRQGNPSEHVIDHIFFNGFFEPVSARIDFPKPDLSDHQPVEATLQINLNPPPTSAPTVDRLPPEEIDSLIAYFEKVSLSPYCYLSYELGWIQKQKTLHLLKELNRRTQYRQTRHHLNRWRGGLSYLSSQPQCSTPQARSSRCHISPINHR